Proteins encoded in a region of the Candidatus Thermoplasmatota archaeon genome:
- a CDS encoding PRC-barrel domain-containing protein: MHIFNKNKTKTEESSANPEKEIDETLESLEGKKIIKKRTRIGFRRREEIKEPGKKVVVENIKQPELEKDPLLDLIPVEKNVPAEEKQLDDKKKTLIKKDMIGKPVFLEDTGEKLGTVFDIIYDGEKNLVGYKIKDIKSDAVLSFQIDQFDEDKNGLIFLPSWYTKSLKNIEKLEFKDRISPELTALLTDDSVSNKELYEIFVKYDDEMAKYIEEAIYLKEMLLNRLKVLEKQRLALRDELIDLTEKRLIKDIDRKEFSENVMEHRRKVNIIDVNINKCKELLERLDKTSFGVLGKNQIISELETEEHILDKNLGDVKETKKPLFSKDENEIYKNKYYTLKEQFEQLESEYLELKSAVEKLMHKNEI; this comes from the coding sequence ATGCATATTTTTAATAAAAATAAAACAAAGACAGAAGAATCTTCTGCAAATCCTGAGAAAGAGATAGACGAAACACTGGAATCATTAGAAGGAAAAAAAATAATAAAAAAAAGAACAAGGATTGGTTTTAGGAGAAGAGAAGAAATAAAAGAACCGGGAAAAAAAGTTGTTGTAGAAAACATAAAACAACCTGAGTTAGAAAAAGACCCGCTACTAGATTTAATACCTGTTGAAAAAAATGTTCCAGCTGAAGAAAAACAATTGGATGACAAAAAAAAGACTTTAATTAAAAAAGATATGATAGGAAAACCTGTTTTCCTTGAGGATACAGGCGAGAAACTAGGAACAGTTTTTGACATTATTTATGATGGCGAGAAAAACCTTGTAGGCTACAAAATAAAAGATATAAAATCAGATGCAGTTCTTAGTTTCCAGATAGATCAATTTGATGAAGATAAAAATGGCCTGATATTTTTACCGAGTTGGTACACAAAATCATTAAAAAACATAGAAAAACTGGAATTCAAAGATAGGATATCACCTGAGTTAACAGCCCTGCTCACAGATGATTCCGTATCAAACAAAGAACTATATGAGATATTTGTTAAATACGATGATGAGATGGCAAAATACATAGAGGAAGCAATATACCTAAAAGAGATGCTGTTGAACCGTTTAAAGGTGTTAGAAAAACAGCGTTTAGCCCTCAGAGACGAGCTGATAGATTTAACTGAAAAAAGACTTATAAAAGACATTGATAGAAAAGAATTTTCAGAAAATGTTATGGAACATAGACGTAAAGTCAACATAATTGATGTTAACATAAATAAATGCAAGGAACTATTAGAAAGGCTAGACAAAACCTCTTTTGGAGTGCTTGGTAAAAACCAGATAATCTCTGAGCTAGAAACAGAGGAACATATACTTGACAAAAATCTAGGCGATGTTAAAGAAACAAAAAAACCTTTGTTCAGCAAAGATGAAAATGAAATATATAAAAACAAGTATTACACACTTAAGGAGCAGTTCGAGCAGCTAGAAAGCGAGTATCTTGAGTTAAAATCTGCTGTAGAGAAACTTATGCATAAAAACGAGATATAA
- a CDS encoding PAS domain S-box protein, with the protein MLNEPHRTRGGRGEDPTNRRDSFYVDNNNPVFVINRKGELIDVNDAFCEELGLSRGEILGVNISEASFLTERARKKAMYRHVSKLIGKETPTYDLDVITGRGDIVTLAIDTKNYIENGRVAGEIGIVRKIIKTEHKQEMKEREPPKKIQGLHTTENIRFLDDFEKIRENAFIKIRERDEEIRRLKSEIDEKTSELDLFKREINRITREWKINQSELEDKNYEMNQLQDEIEKMKHRLEAQNREIDRLRNEIETNQLKIEEKTRENKQLKTELTSTQSNLQEKIQELEMMKAEMENKQLDIDSLDNELKTRNKIIEELAKQMMDKKPIQIQQTEEMLKIQNELEKKNEELRLTNLTLEEKNRDLENTKEVLKKTMNHLKLRNEEISKIEEHTQFMQTELQKIQHELEKKNEELIRNRQEIEEKNNEISRVKLELENEKQTKKPILEEINRLQFELKNREEEIISINQEIDSRNKIIEEMKKQLEEKQTEFVTKADVVDQLQIELKEREQEIETRDKLITGFEIELDRFQTDLENKNLEIKSKEEEINSLKKEKEQLAFSLQNIRDSIPLPLITIDKDSFITGWNKKAEETLGLDGAKMAGTNVFELDLMKDERLMDAKILCQKDKRPVTVKSIHIKDQNNEGLLKDVSQIPLIDDKGEIQGSVMIIEDATELVGLQNELERKKQDFKELDERFKEAHKKLSLIDKEMEATNEELRKSKLELEKKISEINNLKQELIRKENELKSEKEQSIKTREELERKNKEIKKIEIDLQKLNEEIKVKNNDIDCLKTDFEKKINELEAKNREINLVNKMLEETKRELRASKTESEQLHKIIKSKEDEMIKREEQISRIREDLEDKHRNLEKWNEELNKREEEMKFTLTRLQMELEARNEKLKQCRLEIEEKTDNLDKMRNKLESSNMNLQTKTKELNDIKREMEQTQAMLRTRELETARKDEELKHLRTELKDKQDKLRLIKQQFDEKNNENMKLQRELKIRRDELEISGRELQNIRMQLEKKISEITPLQINLDKVQKELESKNIELDARQKEIENLTGELKASKSALNWFKMEFEKKIEETKKKNDELERMGIEFENVKKQLEENKLIIDRKNEMINQLQTELDRIKNVLQSRDEKLEQLWREMEDKTKEINRLNLEREKMSSHLRHIKDTVPSSMITVDKDGVITDFNKMAGEMFDLKSDVIGSNVFDIDFMGKERLQDGLRQCQREKKPIIVKSISVRNKQGDVHLTNISHMPLLDKNGDFHGAVMIIDDVTEIAGLQAELERKQEELEKLDKRFQETFNQLKLLELDRDKKKLLDREHVDAILREKQRELESLNISIESKMKEFNSLKSRLEETTSVLKSAEEEIKKKHMELELLEKNKTGEPPADAWKDRVKILEEIDKSLGLSDDHLKTKKIICEEENK; encoded by the coding sequence ATGTTAAATGAACCTCATAGGACAAGAGGGGGCAGAGGAGAAGATCCAACAAATAGAAGAGACAGTTTTTATGTTGACAACAACAACCCTGTTTTTGTGATAAACAGAAAAGGCGAACTAATAGACGTAAATGATGCTTTCTGCGAAGAGCTAGGGCTATCACGAGGAGAAATACTAGGAGTAAATATCAGCGAGGCGAGTTTTCTAACAGAGAGAGCGCGTAAAAAGGCTATGTACAGGCATGTATCAAAACTAATTGGTAAAGAAACACCAACATATGATCTAGATGTTATAACTGGAAGAGGAGACATAGTTACTCTAGCTATAGATACAAAAAACTATATAGAAAACGGAAGAGTTGCTGGGGAAATAGGCATAGTAAGAAAAATCATAAAAACAGAGCACAAACAGGAGATGAAAGAGAGAGAACCACCAAAAAAAATACAGGGGTTACACACAACAGAAAACATCAGATTTTTAGATGATTTTGAAAAAATACGTGAGAACGCTTTTATAAAAATCCGGGAAAGAGATGAAGAGATAAGAAGATTAAAATCAGAGATAGATGAAAAAACTAGTGAGTTGGATCTATTCAAAAGGGAGATAAATAGAATAACTAGGGAATGGAAGATAAACCAGTCGGAATTAGAGGATAAAAACTATGAGATGAACCAGTTACAAGATGAAATTGAGAAAATGAAACACCGATTGGAGGCACAAAACAGGGAGATAGATAGACTCAGAAACGAGATTGAAACAAACCAGTTGAAAATAGAAGAAAAAACTCGTGAGAATAAACAACTAAAAACAGAGCTGACATCCACTCAATCAAATCTACAGGAGAAAATTCAAGAGTTGGAAATGATGAAGGCAGAGATGGAAAACAAACAGTTAGATATCGACTCATTAGATAATGAGCTTAAAACAAGAAATAAAATAATAGAAGAGCTAGCAAAACAAATGATGGATAAAAAACCTATCCAAATACAACAAACTGAGGAGATGCTAAAGATACAGAATGAATTAGAAAAGAAAAACGAAGAATTAAGATTAACGAATTTAACTTTAGAAGAAAAAAACAGAGATTTAGAGAACACAAAGGAAGTGCTCAAAAAAACTATGAATCACCTCAAATTAAGAAATGAAGAAATAAGCAAAATTGAAGAACACACCCAATTCATGCAAACAGAACTACAAAAGATCCAGCATGAATTAGAAAAAAAGAACGAAGAACTAATACGTAACAGACAAGAAATCGAAGAAAAAAACAATGAAATCAGCAGAGTAAAACTAGAACTAGAAAACGAAAAACAAACTAAAAAACCTATTTTAGAAGAAATCAATAGACTCCAGTTTGAACTCAAAAACAGAGAAGAAGAAATCATATCAATTAACCAAGAAATTGATAGCAGAAACAAGATAATCGAAGAAATGAAAAAACAACTAGAAGAAAAACAAACAGAGTTTGTTACAAAAGCAGATGTTGTTGATCAGCTACAAATAGAGTTAAAAGAGAGAGAACAAGAGATAGAAACAAGGGATAAATTAATAACAGGTTTTGAAATAGAGCTCGATCGTTTCCAGACAGATTTAGAAAACAAAAATCTAGAGATAAAAAGTAAAGAAGAGGAGATAAACAGTTTAAAAAAGGAAAAAGAACAGCTTGCTTTTTCTCTACAAAACATAAGGGATTCAATACCCTTGCCTTTAATAACCATAGACAAAGACAGTTTCATAACAGGTTGGAATAAGAAAGCGGAGGAAACGCTGGGTTTAGATGGAGCTAAAATGGCTGGGACCAATGTTTTTGAGTTAGATCTTATGAAAGATGAAAGGCTCATGGATGCAAAAATTTTGTGCCAGAAAGATAAAAGACCTGTTACTGTAAAATCAATACATATCAAGGATCAAAACAATGAAGGTTTATTGAAAGATGTCTCGCAGATTCCTCTGATTGATGACAAAGGAGAAATTCAGGGATCAGTTATGATTATAGAGGATGCAACCGAACTAGTTGGATTACAAAATGAACTGGAGAGGAAAAAACAAGATTTTAAGGAACTGGATGAAAGATTCAAAGAGGCGCATAAAAAACTTAGCTTGATAGATAAGGAGATGGAAGCTACAAACGAAGAGCTAAGAAAAAGTAAACTTGAACTTGAGAAAAAAATCAGTGAAATAAACAATTTAAAACAAGAGCTTATCAGGAAAGAAAACGAGCTAAAATCCGAAAAGGAACAATCAATCAAAACAAGAGAAGAACTAGAAAGAAAAAACAAGGAGATAAAAAAAATAGAGATAGATTTACAGAAATTAAACGAAGAAATAAAGGTTAAAAATAATGATATCGATTGTTTAAAAACTGATTTTGAAAAAAAGATTAATGAATTGGAGGCAAAAAACAGAGAAATAAACCTAGTAAATAAAATGCTGGAGGAAACAAAAAGAGAACTCAGGGCAAGTAAAACAGAATCAGAACAGCTACATAAAATTATAAAAAGTAAAGAAGACGAGATGATAAAAAGAGAAGAACAAATATCTAGGATAAGGGAGGATCTAGAGGATAAACATAGAAATCTAGAGAAATGGAACGAAGAGTTAAATAAGAGAGAAGAAGAGATGAAGTTCACGTTAACAAGACTGCAGATGGAGTTAGAAGCTAGAAACGAGAAGTTAAAACAATGCAGATTGGAGATAGAGGAGAAAACAGATAACCTAGATAAAATGAGAAACAAGTTAGAAAGCAGCAATATGAATTTACAAACAAAAACAAAGGAACTGAATGATATAAAACGAGAGATGGAGCAGACACAGGCTATGCTAAGAACAAGAGAACTGGAAACTGCTAGAAAAGATGAGGAGCTGAAACATCTAAGAACTGAACTTAAAGATAAACAGGATAAACTTAGGTTAATAAAACAACAATTTGATGAGAAAAACAATGAAAACATGAAACTCCAGAGAGAGCTAAAAATCAGGAGAGATGAATTAGAGATTAGTGGCAGAGAACTACAAAACATTAGAATGCAACTTGAGAAAAAAATCAGTGAAATAACACCTTTACAGATTAATCTAGACAAGGTTCAGAAGGAACTGGAATCAAAGAACATCGAGTTAGATGCACGACAAAAAGAAATAGAGAATCTGACAGGGGAATTGAAAGCTAGTAAATCAGCTTTGAACTGGTTTAAAATGGAGTTTGAGAAAAAAATAGAAGAAACAAAGAAAAAGAATGATGAATTGGAACGTATGGGTATTGAGTTTGAAAATGTTAAAAAGCAGTTAGAAGAAAACAAGTTAATTATAGATAGAAAAAACGAGATGATAAACCAGTTACAAACCGAGTTAGATAGGATTAAAAATGTTCTACAGTCCAGGGATGAAAAACTAGAACAACTATGGAGAGAGATGGAAGACAAAACAAAGGAGATTAATAGACTTAATTTAGAAAGAGAAAAGATGAGTTCACATCTCAGACATATAAAAGATACTGTGCCTTCATCTATGATAACTGTAGATAAAGATGGTGTAATAACTGATTTTAACAAAATGGCTGGGGAGATGTTTGATTTAAAATCCGATGTTATTGGTAGTAATGTTTTTGATATTGATTTTATGGGCAAGGAGCGGTTACAGGATGGTTTAAGACAATGTCAGAGGGAAAAGAAACCTATCATTGTCAAGTCTATATCTGTGAGAAATAAACAAGGTGATGTCCATCTAACAAATATTTCACATATGCCGCTCCTTGATAAAAACGGTGATTTCCATGGAGCAGTAATGATAATAGATGATGTAACTGAAATTGCAGGTTTACAGGCTGAGCTAGAGCGGAAACAAGAGGAACTCGAGAAACTTGACAAAAGATTCCAGGAGACGTTTAACCAACTTAAATTACTTGAGTTAGATAGGGATAAAAAGAAACTTTTAGATAGAGAACACGTAGATGCAATTTTAAGGGAGAAACAAAGGGAGCTAGAGTCACTAAATATTTCTATAGAATCAAAAATGAAGGAGTTTAACAGTTTAAAATCAAGGCTTGAGGAAACCACATCTGTGTTAAAATCTGCTGAAGAGGAGATAAAGAAAAAACATATGGAACTCGAGTTACTTGAAAAGAATAAAACAGGGGAACCACCAGCGGATGCATGGAAAGATAGGGTTAAAATACTTGAGGAGATTGATAAATCCCTTGGATTATCTGATGATCATCTAAAGACAAAGAAAATAATCTGTGAAGAAGAGAATAAGTAA